One window of the Mycobacterium xenopi genome contains the following:
- a CDS encoding class I adenylate-forming enzyme family protein — translation MNIGTILDAPAAGDPGRAALILGGRVVSYAELATSVQCCAAGLAAEGLAGRRVAVVDVGSLLSISSMLAAARIGAAAALMNPALTPSELQVLLHHAGCADVGVAGEEYAVRLSRAGASKALTAADLLSEGRVAAPPAQDVDHCEALVLFTSGTTGLPKAIGITHAQLGARITGFSAPFRPGAPPAVSMMCVPFFHVGGALGMLGSLYSGHTTVVQDRFDAGDWLRLVQAHRVSSVFLVPTMLQRILDHPDFGRTDLSSLVAIAYGAAAAPVALVRRAMAALPNVAFANVFGQTETLGAYTTLSPEDHRDPNRVGSVGRPLPGVEVRVVDPDTGMDVETGTVGEIWVNTSQNVTGGWLRTGDLARQDPDGYIYPAGRLTDTINRGGEKFGPTEVEDAIRTHPAVSDVAVAGIADDEMGQRVAAAVVARVPLTLDDLRSHCRELIAHFKLPERLVIVDRIPYTETGKVNRRQLAALIAGRA, via the coding sequence ATGAATATCGGCACGATCCTCGACGCCCCTGCGGCTGGGGACCCCGGTCGCGCCGCGCTGATCCTCGGCGGGCGTGTCGTCAGCTACGCCGAGCTGGCGACCAGCGTGCAGTGCTGCGCCGCTGGGCTGGCCGCCGAGGGCCTTGCCGGCCGGCGTGTCGCGGTTGTGGATGTGGGAAGCCTGCTGTCGATCTCGTCGATGCTGGCTGCGGCGCGCATCGGCGCGGCAGCCGCTCTGATGAACCCTGCCCTGACACCGTCGGAGCTGCAGGTGCTGCTGCACCATGCCGGGTGCGCAGACGTGGGTGTGGCGGGGGAGGAGTACGCCGTTCGGCTCTCTCGGGCGGGCGCTTCCAAGGCGCTGACCGCAGCCGACCTGTTGAGCGAGGGCCGTGTTGCCGCGCCACCCGCCCAAGATGTCGATCACTGTGAGGCTTTGGTCTTGTTCACCAGCGGCACGACCGGGCTACCGAAGGCGATCGGCATCACCCACGCGCAGCTGGGGGCGCGAATCACCGGATTCAGCGCACCTTTTCGGCCCGGAGCGCCCCCTGCGGTCAGCATGATGTGCGTGCCGTTCTTCCATGTCGGCGGCGCGCTGGGCATGCTGGGCAGCCTGTACTCGGGCCACACCACGGTGGTGCAGGACCGATTCGATGCCGGAGACTGGCTGCGCCTGGTGCAAGCGCACCGGGTGAGCAGCGTGTTTTTGGTGCCGACGATGTTGCAGCGGATCCTCGACCACCCCGACTTCGGCCGAACCGACCTCAGTTCACTGGTGGCCATCGCGTACGGGGCGGCCGCCGCGCCGGTCGCGCTGGTGCGACGAGCCATGGCAGCACTGCCGAATGTGGCTTTTGCCAACGTTTTTGGGCAAACAGAAACCCTGGGCGCCTACACGACGCTGTCACCTGAGGATCACCGTGACCCCAACCGGGTGGGCTCGGTGGGCCGGCCACTCCCCGGAGTTGAGGTGCGGGTGGTCGACCCGGACACGGGCATGGACGTCGAGACGGGGACGGTCGGCGAAATATGGGTCAACACAAGCCAAAACGTCACGGGCGGCTGGCTGCGTACCGGCGACCTCGCCCGCCAAGATCCCGACGGCTACATCTATCCCGCCGGCCGGTTGACCGACACAATCAACCGCGGGGGAGAAAAGTTCGGGCCGACCGAGGTCGAGGACGCGATACGCACCCATCCCGCGGTCAGCGACGTGGCCGTGGCCGGGATCGCCGACGACGAAATGGGCCAACGGGTCGCGGCCGCCGTGGTGGCGCGCGTGCCGCTGACGCTGGACGACCTGCGCTCGCACTGCCGTGAGCTGATCGCTCATTTCAAGCTTCCCGAGCGGCTGGTGATCGTCGACCGCATTCCATACACCGAGACCGGCAAGGTCAACCGCCGCCAGCTGGCCGCGCTGATCGCAGGCCGAGCCTGA
- a CDS encoding carboxymuconolactone decarboxylase family protein: protein MARIDVPDGPGGEAAMVWTLRPQLADMVERMIKGAYQQSILPVEERELARMRIAQLNDCVACSGFRAPSVLEAGVAAELYENVADYPTYPGYTPRQRLAIEYAERFATDHASIADAFMDRMRELFTDAEILDLTLCVAVFLGLGRTLTVLGIDQSCAIDV, encoded by the coding sequence ATGGCCCGAATCGACGTCCCCGACGGCCCCGGCGGGGAGGCTGCGATGGTCTGGACGTTGCGACCACAGCTGGCCGACATGGTCGAGCGGATGATCAAGGGCGCCTACCAGCAGAGCATCCTGCCGGTCGAGGAACGCGAACTGGCCAGGATGCGCATCGCACAGCTCAACGACTGTGTTGCCTGCTCGGGCTTTCGCGCACCGTCGGTGCTTGAAGCCGGCGTCGCTGCCGAGCTCTACGAGAACGTTGCCGACTATCCCACCTACCCGGGTTATACGCCGCGGCAACGCCTTGCCATCGAGTACGCTGAGCGTTTCGCCACCGACCATGCCTCGATCGCGGACGCGTTCATGGACCGGATGCGCGAGCTGTTCACCGATGCCGAGATTCTCGACCTGACGTTGTGCGTGGCGGTGTTCCTCGGTCTTGGCCGCACCTTGACAGTCCTCGGCATCGACCAGTCCTGCGCGATCGACGTGTGA
- a CDS encoding nitroreductase family protein gives MDIASVDELLTTTRAVRKRLDVTRPVPREVILDCVRLAMQAPTASNAQDWRWLVVTAADKRAAIAEIYRSVGGEYLAHAADTEADPQTRRVYRSALALTEMLAQVPVHVIPCLRRRFDETDRLVAASAWASIIPAAWSFLLALRSRGLGSVWTTMHLAKEQQVAELLDIPATVTQVALFPVAYTIGTDFRPASRPPPQTVTFWNTWGEH, from the coding sequence GTGGACATCGCCTCGGTCGACGAATTGCTGACCACTACGCGGGCAGTGCGCAAACGCCTCGATGTGACGAGACCCGTCCCACGCGAGGTGATCTTGGATTGCGTGCGCCTGGCCATGCAAGCGCCCACGGCGAGCAACGCCCAGGACTGGCGGTGGTTGGTGGTCACCGCCGCCGACAAGCGCGCCGCGATTGCGGAGATATACCGAAGCGTCGGCGGCGAGTACCTCGCCCATGCCGCGGACACCGAAGCCGACCCGCAGACCCGCCGCGTCTATCGCAGCGCGCTGGCCCTTACCGAGATGCTGGCTCAGGTGCCCGTGCACGTCATTCCGTGTCTACGGCGTCGCTTTGACGAAACCGACCGGCTGGTCGCCGCGTCAGCGTGGGCGTCGATCATCCCGGCCGCGTGGAGCTTCCTGCTGGCCCTTCGCTCCCGCGGCTTGGGATCTGTCTGGACGACAATGCATTTGGCCAAAGAGCAACAAGTGGCCGAGTTGCTTGACATACCCGCCACGGTCACCCAGGTCGCGCTGTTCCCGGTTGCATACACGATCGGCACCGACTTTCGGCCCGCATCACGGCCACCCCCGCAGACCGTCACCTTTTGGAACACCTGGGGAGAACACTGA
- a CDS encoding SRPBCC family protein, producing the protein MRSYTVRFHVDAPPDKVWRVLHPPAPPNSPRPRVLKWPTGSMEILHEGDEAGEGLVRTCVFAVPKYLLSGGKGRSFETVTEAKLNKLSRYVAMGKPLWSRAEGYHELEEQPDGTTVLTFHEDYHAYNPVLRLLFERLVHGRISRDNLETYQHALSYAGRVRRLA; encoded by the coding sequence ATGCGCTCATACACCGTGCGATTCCACGTCGATGCGCCGCCGGACAAAGTGTGGCGCGTGCTGCACCCGCCGGCGCCGCCGAACTCCCCGCGGCCACGGGTCCTCAAGTGGCCCACCGGCAGCATGGAGATTTTGCACGAGGGCGACGAAGCCGGTGAGGGCTTGGTCCGGACATGCGTGTTCGCTGTACCGAAGTACTTGCTGTCGGGCGGCAAGGGCCGGTCGTTTGAGACCGTGACCGAGGCGAAGCTCAACAAGCTCTCCCGCTATGTGGCGATGGGAAAGCCGCTGTGGTCGCGTGCGGAGGGCTACCACGAGTTGGAGGAACAGCCCGACGGCACCACGGTGCTGACGTTCCATGAGGACTATCACGCGTATAACCCGGTGCTGCGTTTGCTTTTCGAGCGACTGGTGCATGGGCGAATCTCGCGCGACAACCTTGAGACCTACCAGCATGCGCTTAGCTACGCCGGCCGGGTACGGCGCCTCGCCTAG
- a CDS encoding STAS domain-containing protein, whose product MTGSTKTVADLTPRRRNPVIDCGGARIRAQQRHLATVVTISGVIDAANVDRVSDSSRRFILADSPFILDLSGVDCLAAQAVFLLHRVDHDCCAARVEWALVPSHAVRQALWITNDDGVFPVVDSVHEALRYFADAIVTRRRLLLPLLTKSA is encoded by the coding sequence ATGACCGGTTCGACTAAGACGGTGGCTGACCTCACGCCTCGTCGCCGCAACCCCGTAATCGACTGCGGCGGTGCCCGGATCAGGGCTCAGCAGCGTCATCTGGCCACTGTGGTGACGATCAGCGGCGTCATCGACGCTGCAAACGTCGATCGCGTCAGCGATTCCAGCAGACGTTTCATCCTCGCGGACAGTCCATTCATCCTGGATCTCAGTGGCGTGGATTGCCTGGCAGCGCAAGCTGTTTTCCTCTTGCATCGCGTCGATCACGATTGCTGCGCCGCCCGAGTGGAATGGGCTCTGGTGCCCAGCCATGCAGTACGGCAAGCGCTGTGGATCACCAACGACGATGGTGTTTTTCCTGTCGTGGACTCGGTGCACGAGGCCCTCCGATACTTCGCCGACGCCATCGTCACGCGCCGTCGCTTGCTCCTGCCGCTGCTCACCAAATCCGCATAG
- a CDS encoding forkhead-associated protein has translation MGEFDPNNGEAQVIVDVAEAAMHMYRAAIDSLPFPEDKKFQKRADVVLSGLRKLRAALTDAASHSRSTSAVIVALSEVRRRYDDLMARAAAAPGASLGQQLYAARIRAKLSAQEAANGVGLRPDLPDALEAGATPTDYEAEKVKELIATLRAITGPDDVEQPQPAEAQLNGWDDSLAANGAGQEAEAATT, from the coding sequence ATGGGTGAATTCGATCCAAACAATGGCGAAGCGCAAGTGATTGTCGATGTCGCCGAAGCGGCGATGCACATGTACCGGGCCGCGATCGATTCTTTGCCCTTCCCCGAGGACAAGAAATTCCAGAAGCGGGCCGACGTGGTTCTTTCCGGTCTTCGTAAACTGCGCGCGGCATTAACCGACGCAGCCAGCCACAGCAGGTCGACATCGGCAGTGATCGTGGCGCTCAGCGAAGTCCGTAGACGCTACGACGATCTGATGGCGCGCGCCGCCGCAGCGCCAGGAGCGAGTTTGGGTCAACAGCTCTACGCTGCACGCATTCGCGCCAAACTATCGGCGCAGGAGGCGGCAAACGGTGTCGGGCTTCGGCCGGACCTTCCCGACGCTCTCGAGGCCGGCGCCACACCCACCGACTACGAAGCGGAAAAGGTCAAGGAGCTCATCGCAACGCTCCGCGCGATAACCGGGCCGGACGACGTCGAGCAGCCTCAGCCAGCGGAGGCGCAGTTGAACGGGTGGGATGACTCACTGGCCGCTAACGGCGCCGGCCAAGAGGCCGAAGCGGCGACCACCTAG
- a CDS encoding HD domain-containing protein, whose amino-acid sequence MSSSTTESIAGVVIPDTPLVREVTDFIRDAEDDLLFHHSRRVFLFGALQGQRRGLQPDLELLYVGAMFHDLGLTERYRTSTLRFEVDGANAARDFLLARGVDETDARRVWLGIALHTTPGVPEFLEPEIALVTAGVETDVVGIGRDDLSPEALAAVTAAHPRPDFKRRILQAFTNGMRHRPATTFGTMNADVLAHYDESFIREDMVEKILNNAWPEWESGTQISHSTPV is encoded by the coding sequence GTGAGTAGCTCAACGACTGAGAGCATCGCCGGCGTCGTTATCCCGGACACGCCGTTGGTGCGTGAGGTGACCGATTTCATCCGCGACGCCGAAGACGACCTGCTGTTTCACCATTCCCGCCGGGTGTTTCTGTTCGGCGCGCTGCAAGGGCAGCGGCGTGGGCTGCAGCCCGACCTGGAACTGCTGTACGTGGGCGCGATGTTCCACGACCTGGGATTGACCGAGCGCTACCGCACGTCGACGCTGCGCTTCGAGGTTGACGGCGCTAATGCGGCCCGCGACTTTCTGCTCGCCCGCGGTGTCGATGAGACGGACGCCCGCAGGGTGTGGCTTGGCATCGCATTGCATACCACTCCCGGTGTGCCGGAGTTCCTCGAACCGGAAATTGCTTTGGTGACCGCCGGTGTCGAGACCGACGTGGTCGGCATCGGTCGCGACGATCTGTCACCCGAGGCGCTGGCGGCCGTCACCGCCGCACACCCGCGGCCTGATTTCAAACGACGCATCTTGCAGGCCTTCACCAACGGTATGCGGCATCGGCCGGCCACCACGTTCGGCACCATGAACGCCGACGTGCTCGCACACTACGACGAGTCGTTCATCCGCGAGGATATGGTCGAAAAAATCCTCAACAACGCCTGGCCGGAATGGGAGTCCGGCACTCAAATCTCGCACAGCACACCGGTCTGA
- a CDS encoding GlxA family transcriptional regulator, which yields MVVIVVFDGVTLLDVAGPAEVFVEANRFGANYRIEIASVDGRDVTTSIGTDLAVTQRISSIESADTIMVAGGDNLVGQPIEPALVEAVRSVPKRTRRLASICTGSFILAQAGLLSGRRATTHWRDARLFARAFPDITVESDAIFVRDGDVFTSAGVSAGIDLALALVEQDYGTQLVRDVARSLVVYLKRAGGQSQFSVLVEKDPPPDSALRPVTDAIAADPGANHSVKHLAAHASLSTRQLTRLFQSELGTTPARYVEMVRIDAARAALDAGRSVAETARLAGFGSPETLRRVFINHLGVSPKTYRDRFRTAAS from the coding sequence GTGGTGGTGATCGTCGTCTTCGACGGGGTGACGCTGTTGGACGTTGCCGGTCCGGCCGAGGTTTTCGTCGAAGCCAACCGATTCGGCGCCAACTACCGTATCGAGATCGCATCTGTTGACGGTCGTGACGTGACTACTTCGATTGGGACGGATTTAGCTGTCACACAACGTATCTCGTCAATCGAGTCTGCTGACACGATCATGGTCGCCGGTGGTGACAACCTGGTCGGGCAGCCGATAGAGCCAGCCCTTGTCGAAGCGGTCAGGTCCGTGCCAAAGCGAACCCGACGCCTGGCGTCCATTTGCACCGGGTCATTCATCCTCGCCCAGGCCGGGCTGCTCAGCGGCCGGCGCGCGACCACGCATTGGAGAGATGCGCGGCTGTTCGCCCGGGCCTTCCCCGATATCACTGTGGAGTCGGACGCTATTTTTGTCCGCGACGGCGATGTCTTCACCTCAGCCGGGGTTTCGGCGGGTATCGACCTTGCGCTGGCCCTGGTCGAGCAGGATTACGGGACTCAGCTGGTTCGCGACGTGGCGCGGTCGCTGGTCGTGTATCTGAAACGCGCCGGGGGGCAGTCGCAATTCTCGGTGCTCGTCGAGAAGGATCCGCCGCCAGACTCTGCGCTGCGCCCGGTGACGGATGCGATCGCAGCCGACCCCGGCGCCAACCACAGCGTCAAACATCTTGCGGCGCACGCATCGTTGAGTACACGGCAGCTGACGCGGCTGTTCCAGTCCGAGCTCGGGACCACCCCGGCGCGCTACGTCGAAATGGTACGCATCGACGCTGCGCGCGCCGCGCTGGATGCTGGCCGCAGCGTCGCCGAGACCGCACGCCTTGCCGGCTTCGGCAGCCCGGAAACCCTCAGGCGGGTTTTCATCAACCATCTGGGCGTCTCACCGAAGACCTACCGCGACCGATTCCGCACCGCAGCAAGCTGA
- a CDS encoding nuclear transport factor 2 family protein → MSESRPPLPPFDLESAIQKTQAAEDAWNTRNPELVAASYTADSHWRNRDEHIIGHDQIVEFLTRKWQRELDYALRKSLWAFRDNRIAVRFQYEWHDTEGQWYRSYGNELWEFAPSGLMSRREASINDIAIDESERRYFGPRPKSEHGSDIPLW, encoded by the coding sequence ATGTCCGAGAGCCGCCCACCACTTCCCCCGTTCGATCTTGAATCCGCAATCCAGAAAACCCAGGCTGCAGAGGACGCCTGGAACACTCGCAATCCCGAGCTTGTCGCAGCGTCTTACACCGCTGACTCGCACTGGCGCAACCGCGACGAGCACATCATCGGCCACGATCAGATCGTGGAATTCTTGACTCGCAAGTGGCAGCGCGAATTGGATTATGCACTGCGCAAGAGCCTCTGGGCGTTCCGAGACAATCGAATCGCGGTGAGATTCCAATACGAATGGCATGACACCGAAGGCCAGTGGTACCGCAGTTATGGCAACGAGTTGTGGGAGTTCGCTCCGTCAGGTTTGATGTCGCGACGCGAGGCCAGCATCAACGACATCGCGATAGACGAGTCAGAGCGTCGCTACTTTGGGCCGCGACCGAAATCCGAGCATGGTAGCGATATTCCGCTGTGGTAG
- a CDS encoding enoyl-CoA hydratase/isomerase family protein: protein MSIDYVRDGRIVTITINRPETRNALDMEHFRDLAHAWATFRDDANAWVAVITGVGRDFCIGADLKTFIPELTGELPQPDGWDATDAIHAVLHRFPVYKPIVAAVNGTCVAGGFEMLTCTDIRVAVPEARFAVMEPKRGLFAGGGSTVRLPRQIPYALAMELLLTADMVDADRALAMGLINKVVSADRLMDTAYDYAEHIATNAPLAVFATKQSAVEGLALDLQSAYDNETRHSDRVFATEDAKEGPRAFAEKRPPRWQAR, encoded by the coding sequence GTGAGTATCGACTACGTGCGCGACGGCCGCATCGTCACCATCACCATCAACCGGCCCGAGACGCGTAACGCCTTGGACATGGAGCACTTCCGGGACCTGGCCCACGCGTGGGCGACTTTTCGTGACGACGCCAACGCATGGGTCGCCGTCATCACCGGTGTCGGCCGGGATTTCTGTATCGGGGCCGATCTGAAGACGTTCATCCCGGAGTTGACCGGCGAGCTGCCGCAACCCGACGGCTGGGACGCGACCGACGCGATTCACGCTGTCTTGCACAGGTTTCCGGTGTACAAGCCGATCGTCGCCGCAGTGAACGGCACGTGTGTCGCCGGAGGATTCGAGATGTTGACCTGCACCGATATTCGCGTCGCCGTGCCCGAGGCCCGGTTTGCGGTGATGGAACCGAAGCGAGGGCTGTTTGCCGGCGGCGGCAGCACGGTGCGGCTGCCGCGCCAGATCCCCTACGCGCTCGCGATGGAGCTACTGCTGACCGCCGACATGGTGGACGCCGATCGCGCGCTCGCCATGGGTCTGATCAACAAGGTGGTGTCGGCCGACCGCTTGATGGACACGGCCTACGACTATGCCGAGCACATCGCGACCAACGCGCCGCTCGCCGTTTTTGCCACCAAGCAGTCAGCCGTCGAGGGGCTGGCGCTCGACCTGCAATCCGCATACGACAACGAGACCCGGCACAGCGACCGCGTTTTCGCCACCGAGGACGCCAAGGAAGGTCCACGCGCCTTCGCCGAGAAGCGGCCGCCCCGATGGCAGGCACGCTGA
- a CDS encoding YncE family protein → MSSRLLPVLAAVVVLAASCSHPAGPVDGTATSSTSSTKVAGSSKPAPPRAGPSPPERRNVYASPGRGIFAAGVSADRPLVYVPHNRSGDVWEIDPVTYEVVAKYPVGREIQHVVPAHDMRTLYATDDVGNQMLALDPRTGQPGVNIPILDPYNLYFTPDGRFAISVAERLRSLIWYSPVTWQLLDKTPIPECAGINHADFSVDGHTAVFSCEFAGRVAVVDVGTHRMLRTVDMPTRHTHMGPQDIRLAPDGSAYYIADCDAGGVWVLDGGANQVQRFIATGACAHGLFFSRDATRLFVTNRSDGSISVLDAYTGAQITLWRLPGGGSPDMGNITADGSRLWVSGRYNNVVYVVSTTDGTLLHTVKVGNEPHGLTVWPQPGRYSLGHTGITR, encoded by the coding sequence GTGAGTTCGCGCCTTTTGCCCGTGCTGGCCGCCGTGGTCGTGCTGGCCGCGAGCTGTTCGCATCCGGCGGGTCCGGTTGATGGCACGGCCACTTCGTCAACATCGTCAACGAAGGTCGCGGGATCGAGCAAACCGGCTCCGCCGCGCGCAGGACCGTCCCCGCCCGAGCGCCGCAACGTGTACGCCAGCCCCGGCCGGGGCATTTTCGCCGCCGGTGTGAGCGCCGACCGCCCGCTGGTGTATGTGCCGCACAACCGCTCCGGCGACGTGTGGGAGATCGACCCCGTGACCTATGAGGTGGTCGCGAAATACCCTGTGGGCCGCGAGATTCAGCATGTCGTGCCCGCGCACGACATGCGTACCCTGTACGCCACCGACGACGTCGGCAATCAGATGCTGGCGCTCGACCCGCGCACCGGGCAGCCGGGCGTCAACATCCCGATCCTGGACCCGTACAATCTGTACTTCACGCCCGACGGCCGGTTCGCCATCTCGGTCGCCGAGCGGTTGCGCTCGCTGATCTGGTATAGCCCGGTCACCTGGCAGCTGCTTGACAAGACCCCCATCCCCGAATGTGCGGGCATCAACCACGCCGACTTCTCCGTCGACGGTCACACCGCGGTCTTCAGCTGTGAATTCGCCGGGCGCGTGGCGGTGGTCGACGTCGGCACGCACCGGATGCTGCGCACCGTTGACATGCCGACACGCCATACCCACATGGGCCCACAGGACATCCGGCTCGCCCCCGACGGTTCGGCCTACTACATCGCCGACTGCGACGCCGGCGGGGTGTGGGTACTTGACGGCGGTGCCAACCAGGTCCAGCGGTTCATCGCCACCGGCGCGTGTGCCCACGGGCTGTTCTTTTCCCGGGACGCCACCCGGCTTTTCGTGACTAACCGGTCAGACGGATCAATCTCCGTCCTTGACGCCTACACCGGTGCCCAGATCACATTGTGGCGCCTTCCCGGCGGTGGCAGCCCCGACATGGGCAACATCACCGCCGATGGGAGCCGACTCTGGGTTTCCGGCCGCTACAACAATGTCGTCTATGTGGTCTCTACGACCGACGGAACATTGCTGCACAC